AGCGGTAGTGGCATTTAACTTTCCATGAAGCAGCTTGTTAAAATTCTCATCGGACATTTCAATGGTCACATCGGCATCCTCAGCCTGCCCTTCACTAACCTCTCCTTTGCCATTGGCAACAGAGATATAAAAATCTCCCCCGTTATCACCGCTAAGAGCAAACTGAAACACCGGCTCTCCATCCACACTGGCCGATTCCGTACCGGCTCTGACTTTCTCAAGCATTTCCGTAAACTGCATTCTCTACCCCCTCAACTAAACTAAATAGAATATTGCAATAATAATTCGCCTCCCAACAGCATTTTCCTTCAAAATATTAATATTTCACATATACAATAAAAGCCACCAGCCAAAGTACTTTCCCTGGCTGGTAGCGTAAGTGATGCTATTCAAGTATTGACCATGCTTCTTCCAAGAGTTCTTCCACATTGCCCAGAACTCTGTGGGCTTCTTCCCAGTTGTGGAAACCGTTGCTGTTCTCTACCCAGATGAAGTCCCAATAAAACTGTGCTTCTCTGTGGATTGCCTGGAGGCGTTCCAGCTCCTCTGCAGAAACAGTGTCGTTTTCCCTTGCTTCGCCTACAGCCAGAATGAACTCTTCCAGTTCATAACCCACTCTGTTTTGTTGCTCGTAAACGCCGGACTGAACTCCTTCGGTTCTTTCGATGATTCCTTCTGCACCCCAGTCACTGTGACAGGTTAAGCAAGAATCTTCAATGTGCTCCAGGGGAGTGGTCCATCTGTGTGAGGTAAACTCATTGCCATCTGCATCAGTTACGGCGGGCATATGACAATCGGTACAGCCCATGCCTATTGCAGAGTGGACACTTTGAATCTGCCCTTCGTGGTACAGCTCATACTCAGGGTGCTGTACTTTGGCAACTAAAGCACCGGTAATTTCATGTTCCCATTCATCGTTATAACGGGGACCCTGATTATAATGCTCAAACTGATCTTCCACCGTCAACCCGATGCTCCAGGGCAGTACCGGCTCTCTGGTTTCAGG
This region of Dethiobacter alkaliphilus AHT 1 genomic DNA includes:
- a CDS encoding SCP2 sterol-binding domain-containing protein, encoding MQFTEMLEKVRAGTESASVDGEPVFQFALSGDNGGDFYISVANGKGEVSEGQAEDADVTIEMSDENFNKLLHGKLNATTAFMVGKIKIKGDLSLAMKLQSLLG